ATAGAACAGGAGTGCGAGACAACATGGACCCTATGAAGGGGCAGCCACACTTCATCCCTAGAATCCTGAGTTCCCTTAGCTGTGGACCCCACAGAGCACCCCTACACACTTATGAAAATAAAGCATGGGTTCACTTTGTAGCCACCCTTTAGTCTGGAGTCAGATAATATTCGGGCTCAGCTGACCTCACAGGGTCTCACAGCCTAAAACTTGGCCACAGATCAGTCATGAAATGATGAGATGTGGAGAAACAAAAGCCTGGTCATCTATGTGACTGTCACATcaggaggggagcagggagccTGCACTGCCTCACATTCTGCTTCCTCCCACTCCGGAGAACAATGGTAGCAAatagcagagagaggaagacagggaggagaaagTGTGAGGATAGGCCCCTGCCCATATGGAGCACAGCATGGTGGCCCTCCTTTTCCAGTACTAGTTAGGAGTTCGTTTCCAGGTGTTTTTATGAGACACGTCATTAGAGGTCAGGCTTCCAATGACTGGGGCCTGACTGATGAAGTTTCTATATTTAATCTTGCTTTGggaatataaacaaatgaacaagggttaaaaaaaataaaaaaacaggttggagatttagctcagtggtagagcgcttgcctagcaagtgcaaggccctgggttcggtcctcagctccgaaaaaaagaaaaaaagaaaaaaaagaaaagaaaagaaaaaaaacaaaaccaaaaaaaaccccaaataaatcgACCCCAGTGCTGCAAGAGATTAAATGCAGCTGAGGAGAATTAGTGGGATGGGGGCCATAACCCAGTGGTCTTGTGTAACATGAGAAAGGCCCTAAGTTCAGTCCTGAGTACTGTGTGCctgcgtgcctgtgtgcctgctgtgtgtgtgcgtgtgtagtaTATGAAATGATAAGAGAGAGCATTTTACAAAATCAAAGAGTTAACATTCTTAGGAAACACAGTAAACCCTAAACATGAATCCATTGTTCTGTCTACAAACAGGGAAATCCTTCAAGACTACCAAACCCAGCTAGTTCACCTCTATCACAGAGACGCACTCAGCATACAAAGTGAAACCGTGTTTCTGtgtggcttctgtggacactTGGGTAAATGATCTTTTAAACCAAGTACCAGGACCGGTGAGATGGTGCAGGGGGTAAAGGCACCTGACAACCCACGTCTCGATCCCTGGGATCCACGTAGTCGGAGGAAACCTGCAGCCCCTGGGAGTTGACTTTTGACCTTCCCATTTCTTTCATGCCAGCATGTATACACaagcacgcgcgcacacacacaaagagataactgtaaaatactttaaataagaaacagaatTATCGATTTGATTTGGCTCTGGGATGTAGTTTCATGGTTGTACACTTATCTATGGTGCAGGAGGCCTTCTTCATTCCCAACACTGAAAaaaagtctcttttctttctaaaactgaTCCTGAAACTTATATAGGAATGCAAAGGACAGCACATCACCAAAATAAATTTCATAGAAGGAAGCTGAAAGTCTTCTCCAGTCTGGCTTCAAGATGTGCTATACTGCTTACTGTGCTCGGGACAGAGTAGGTAGTCTCGGCGAAAGCCATACCTCAAACTACTTCTGGTGCCAGACATGCTGGGGACATGGTCAGAGAGTAGGTTCACTCCTCACCAATTCTAAACGAAAAGCTGGGAGACCAGAAAGTTAATAAAGGAAACCCAGTTTATTGCAACTTCGACCTGGTCAAactaggaagagagaaaacaaacctaaTTTCTCCGTCTTTTTTGTTATAACAGAAAAGATGAAGCAAAGGCAAGAACAGGACATAGGTGGTTCTAGTCGCAGAACTAGGAGAGCAGCCCTTCCTGTACTGAAACCCCAGGCTTCCTCATGCTCCATGTGGAAAGTCTCTGCCAGTTACATCAGTAGGCAAATGGCAActccccccccccggagctggggaccaacccagggccttgcgcttcctaggtaagggctctaccactgagctaaatccccaacccccgcaaaTGGCAACTTTTAAAACCACAGTAGACATTGACTAGGAATTCTTTAACGGATTAGCTGTGTTCCCAATAAAAATACTCCCAAGCAGATTAAAGCATCCCCTTGGGCGAGGCTTCCTTCCaagtaaaaagaacaaataacaaGGGGACTTGATTGAAACAGATGTCTTACAACATCCGAAAAATAAGATGGCTTTCAAACACCCAGCAGACagcagctgaggaaggaggaggatctGGAGATTTTGCTGGCACCAAGGACCCTTGCTGACGGTGTCACCAGTGAGGGTGTAGGAGCAGACCCCGGTCTCCCGGTAATGCTCTTAACCAGGACACATGGAGACAAACCATCTCCACAGCCACCTTCTCCCTGAGTTTAAATAGTACACAGCAGTCGTCAATGTAATGTCCATTGCAACAGCCACAGGGCcccggcactggggaggcagagttgaaaggatctctgtgagtttgaggccagcctggtctacgtaatgagttccaggatagccaaagctacatagcaagacctggTACCACCACAGAGCAACAAAACTCAGCTAGGTTTATTAAGTATAAATGTTATATCCCGAttagttcattttaaaagttttaaaagtaaagacttaagttttatttatttgtttgagtgttGTTGCTTGTATGCATGTACACTAGGTGTGTCTGTgaacactggggattgaacccagggctctgcaaAACCAACAGTGCTCTTCCCCACCTGAAGTGCTGAGAAATGAGTACCTCCCATGAGGGCAGCAGGGATATGGCTGTGACGCCCCAGGACAGCCCCAGCCTTGCCAGTTCTTGTACCCACTTGCTTCACCCTCCTGTTCTACATCTTCCTGTGGCTTCACAGGGTCATTATTTGACATCTTCCCTTAAGGTCTGTGGAGGAAGCTGTAAATGCCAGTGAAGAGGAAAATGCAGGCCCTCAGCAGGCTAAGGATGGAAGTCAGCAGGTAAGCTAAAGCTACTGCCCCACCCTGTCCCCTGGGCTGCTATGTGTGCGAAGGTTCCACTCAACTATTGCTAAAGGACAGCATTACAAGGCAGTTAAAGATCTCAGTCGGCTTTGTTTGCCTGTTAGAGTCAGGCAGGACCTTCAGTCCACAAAACAGAATGAGCATTCCAGTGAGATGAGTAGACGCTTGATGACTACACAGGGGtgagaggaagaaactgaacaGAAAGTAAACTGACACCTCAGGTGACTTCCTGTGTGAGCTGACGGGGAGCAGAACCACAGGGAGGTGACTGATGGGCTCAGTTCAGCCTCCTTTTGAGACTAAGCATCATCTTAGTCACTGAATTCCTGTCCGTAGGCACCGGCCTGTTTAGGACACTGGGCCACGCCTCTCCTGCTCTCCAGGAATTCAGTTCCAAGTTAGCACACATGACTCAGTTTTTCACTTGAGTCTGGCGTGTTGGGATATTGAGCAGAAGTTTAGCCCAGAACTAAGTCTTAACAGTATTCCTTACTCACTTGTTTGCCTTGTACCCCCAAGGCTGGGGAAtctacacaacaacaacaaagtcacTGCTTCAGCAAATGCTTACTGATGCATCCACATGGCAGGCACCAGTGTGACACCTCAGGAAACACAATGGGGAAAGAACTTGCCCCTTTGCAGAGGTGCATATATCATGACCTGGATGTTCCTCGTCTGCTTGCAGAGCTCCCTGGACCTCAGTGCTTTCCCCTTGCAGCATccaccctcttccctcccttgCTGCAGACTGGGCACTCCTCAAGGGCAGGAATGGCGTGCAGTGTTCTCTGCCCCTAGAGCCTGAAAGAAAGTTTACAAAATAGGTGTCCAGCCAGTCAGCCACTGTTGGGTGGGTAGTGActggcttcttttttattttgttttgttttgtgagacagggtttctctgtgtaacagacctggctttcctggaactcactttgtagatcagactggcctcaaattcacagagatctgcctgcctctaccttctgagtgctggaattacggtgtgcaccaccacacctagctagtGACTGACTTACCTGACACAGTATTAAACCAGGATGCTGCACTGTGACTACCTATGTGGTGCATGGAAACTCCTGCGACCCATCTGCAGCTGTGACCCTACTCTGCTCATGACTTACACTGGCCACCTTCTCTCTGCactttgctttcatattttaaacaaaGGAAGTGCTTGTAAGCACACAAACAGCCCttctgacgtgtgtgtgtgtgtgggtgtgtgtgtgtgtgcatgtgtgtgcatgcatgtacgtgtCCATGTATACATTTCCTTTTCAGTCCCTTTTCTCAGTCccaattctctttctttccctctccccctccctctccctctccctctccctccccctctccctctccctttccctttttgaggcagggtttctctatgtagccctggctgtcctcgacctccctctgtagaccaggctggcctcatactcaaatagatctgcctgagtgctggcactaaaggtgtgcgccaccacacctggccctgtTTGGCCCTTTTACAAAGATTATTTCATACCATTCTTACTATAAGTAATACCTGGGGCTAGGGATTGGGATGCAGCCTAGGGTAGGCCACTTGCCTGATGCGTGTGTAGTCCCAGGTTTGAGCACCAGTGCTTACTCCTCTCTGGAACTGTATGGTCTTCAGGAATTTTCATGTTTGAGGATTGTAGAGTGTCaacaggcagtggtggcacatgactttagtcccagcactcaggaggcagaggccaccagatctctgagtttgtggtgcacgcctttaccccagcactcaggcagatgtatttgagtatgaggccagcctggtctacagagggagttccaggacagccagggctacatagagaaaccctgtctaaaagaaaacaaaaatctagaGTGTCTTGGAGCACCAATTTGTTGTCTTAAGTATTGGCTTTTTGCAAACCCCTCATCACTGTGCCTCTGCTCATCATGGGTGAACATGTGTTGGAGAGTGTTGACATTGGGAAGGTGTGTGACAAGTTATGCCCTGCTAGGCCTGTGTACACCAGCCTGCTAGAGcactggttttcaacctgtgggttgagacacATTTGGGGATAAACAACCATTTCATAGGGGTCGCATATCACATGTACTGCATATCAGATACCTATATTACAGTTCGTAAgagtaccaaaattacagttatgaagtagtaagaaaataattttatggttggggtcaccagaGCATGAGGAGCTGTACTAAAGGGTGGCACGCAGCATTAGGAAGcctgagaaccattgttctagaGTCTCACTCAGGGCAGCTGTGTCCACATTTTGCCCTACTAAAAGTCCTTCCTAGTGATGAGAGAGACACGGGTTCTAGGAACTTTGGCCTACGTGTTATAGGGTGGGCTTAGGCTGCTTTAAAACTCTGAGACTTGCCTTCTCTTCTGACACTTAGGCACTGTCTGAGCCCCTCGAGTCCCGTTGGCTGAAGTATCTGGACCAGGACTGTGAGGGCCAGGAGCTGGACAGAGGAAGACCTGCTCTTAAGACACAGCTCTCAGCCAGTGCTGAGTGGCCAGATCTGCCCTGCAGTCCAGCCCGACCCAGGAAGAGGTGCCAAACTGGTCTCATCAGCTCTCCCCATGCTCGCACTGACTCCTGAAGGGGGCTAGTGAGCAGCTCGTAGGGGTCACTGATGGGACGCTCATGTTGTAGTGCAGTGGGTGGGCAATGTCAGCAGGCGTCACTGCAATCCTCAGTGTGTGCCACCTGGCGGAGGGGAGCAGAAGGCCAGCTCGGCCACCGGCCTGGATGCCACCAGCTCCATTCCTGAGGACGCTGAAGTAGGAGCACCGTGAGTTCGCGGATGGCCATGGAAGTGTGGCTAAAGTAATCAGTGGGCCTGGAAGTCTCTCCAGACTTCCCTGTGTCTTAGTAAGTTTCCAGAGTAGCTCTGTTAAGCTCAGGATGCTGCATGACTTTCAAAGGGCAAAAGAAATTGAGATTACAATTCAAGTAAGAATAGTCCAACAACACAAGCGGAAGAGGAGGCCCGACCGCACTGCTCTGGAGGTGGTGTGGGGACCTGGAGGGGATGAAAAGGCCCCCCCCATGTCAGGCCAGAGGACCACCTCGTTGCTCTCTGTGAGATCACTGTGTAAGAGCTTAGTGTGTTATTTCTTCTCCAGGAAATGGGATCAGAGCACAGGGCAGCCTGCACACAGCCCACGTGTCCAGGGTGTGGACAGTGGTGAGGACAACTTTCAACACCAGGTCAGTGACCGTGGAGCCAACATAGGGTTGCATGCACGTCCGCATCCacgtgaacacacatgtgcagtgtTAGGGCTTTaagccagggccttgtgtgtGATAAGTATGAACATTACTGTTACGCTACGCTCCACTCCCAGCCCCATGGAATTTGTTTGGCCTTGCCACATTGCCTAGGCTGCCTCAAGCTTTTAGGCCCAGGTTATAATACCTTCTCTGTGCCTCATGAGCACTAAGACTGCACACACGAAACTTAGATATGTTCGATTTCTTCACAGTTGATGAAGAGATGTGTATACTAGAAAGTCCAACCTCTAACATGAGATTTGTGTCTTTTCTGCTTAGAGCTACATCCTAGGgctaagcatggtggcacatacctttaatctctgcacttAGGGGACTTAGATGTacattcaaagccagtctagttTACCTAGCAAGTTCCAAGGTACATAGTAGACcgtttcctccccatccctccaaaAAGGCCAACTCCTGAGCCAGGTGGAATACACCCATAaccccagtcctcaggaggctgaCGCAGGAAGAGCTGAATTCAAGGGCATTCAGACATACAGCAAGACATCATCATGGTCATCATCCCATGCAGTTATCTCACAGCCAAGAGGGCATCTTGAGACCTTGGAGTTAACTGAGGTTGGCAAGAGACAACTGTTTGATCCTGCAGAGTGGAAGAACTTTGTCAGCCTGGTCACATTAGGAGTAGCCCTGGGCTCTCATCCAGGGAAATGCACTGCTCACTTGATAGTGTGCTGATGCGCAGACCTAGCAGGCCCACTGTACATTCAGCACAGCTGAGGGTAGCTTTTGCTTTGCAGGGCTATGAAAGCCCTAGGAATGAGAGCTCTTGCTCTCTTTTACTTCCTCTGCCTCTAAGAAGTGAAGGCCtgcccagctcagctcagcctcAGACTGCATGCTGAGCAGGGCACAGCACCAGAGACAAGAGTTAATTGTTGATGTTTCATGAACTACCTAGTGATTCCAGTAGGTATAGTCCCATTGTATAGATTCAAAATCATGGTAGTAAGTTACAGAGACTTTGCCATGGACCACATCCTAGAAACAAACACTACAACTGAGTCAGTGTCCAATCTCACCACAGTCTGCTGTTTTAGAGGAACTAAGACTTTTGAGGCGTCTGAGTTAACAGCAAGTTCAGTGGCAGAGCCAACGTCAGCGGCCAGTCAGTCTTCAGCATTATCTGGGCACACATTATGCAAAGATCCAGTGTTACTGTCAAACCCCTTTGTAAGCAGTGATACTGTTTCCTTTGCATCTTTGGTTTCTGAGCTGGGAAAAGCCAGGTCTAGCACCTTGTCACATCCCAGAGACCTCAGTGTGGCCACCTGGGCTCCTGACCACAGTCCAGTGTTGAAGAGATGTTCTGGCCCAGCTGGGAATGTACAGGTGGTATTGACTTCAGCTTTCTAGGTGGTAGGTGTCTAGGCCCCTTCCTGCTCACATCTCCTCATGGGGTCTGCTGATCTGACCCAAAGCTTCCAGTAGATTGTTCACTCAGTGACAGATGTCTCTTTATAGAGAGATGTGGTCCTAGGATTTATCGGGTCGGGGTAAGGCTGGGGCATTTACGAACTTGATTTGCTAAACCTCACAACAGCAGCATGTTCTTGGTCTGCAGGGATTAGCCAGAAGCTATGCAGAGCAGGAGGGTGAGAGCTGAGCATCCTGCCAGGCTGAATGGGGCTCTTTCTCTGGTTACTTCCAGGACTCCACTGGCCTGTCTGGGACAGAGCAGCAAGGCATTAGCCCTGCCCTCAGTACCACAAACCACATCAGGGAGCTCGGTTTTCCAAGGTGGAAACTACCAAGTCCTGTCACGCAAGTTAATGCCCCATCTTCTAAATGGGCACGGTTTCTCCTATCGCCTGAGAACAGTCCACAAGTGGATGGGAAACCATCAAGTCCTTTGCAGGAGGGCACCAGGCGATCTGGCCTAGCACAAATTGAGCAAGGGACTCTTGAGACCAAGACTCCAGGAGAAGGCCACTTCATCAGAGCCCCTGCCACCATCCGGCCGCCTCTAACCACTCACACTACCACCCCACAGCCAGACAAGCCTGACAGGAAGACCCCAGAGCAGCCATGGGCCATGGGGACTCCTCAAGCAGATGGTGGGCTTTTGGCTCAAGGGACACAGAAGGCTCCATCCATGCAACTGCACAACCTCTTTACAACCGGAGAGGACTTTGAGGATGACCTGTAGCCTTCACTCTGATCATACGTTACATGATCCCTCAATGCCAGTCCTCCATGTCACAGATGGGGGTGCTTTGGAACAAATAACCCAACAATAAACACACCTGTCAAACAGATTGTTTCTCTTGCTACCACTAGTAAGGATCACACGGCTGGTTAAAGTGCATATGCCACTTTATTACAGGTTACTTAAAAATCAAGTCAGAGGAAGCTACATAGGGGGTTTGTATTTTAAGCATTAACATTAGACACAAAAACTAAACTGGCCATTAAAAGGGGGAGACAGTGAATGATAAGATCTTTCAGTTGGCTTCACCTAAGTTCTCCATCACCCAGGAGCCGTAGGCCCCGGTAGCCTGCCACCTTTCACTCACTGAGGACAGTCCCCCTCTAAACATAATGGctttatttgttgaaaataactATCAGTTGTACTAATcccttttaataaagaaaacacagaaggttATCAGGCAGGAATGATGGACTGCAGGTGCAATGCTGGCGGCAAGAGCAAGTGGA
The genomic region above belongs to Rattus rattus isolate New Zealand chromosome 9, Rrattus_CSIRO_v1, whole genome shotgun sequence and contains:
- the Mrnip gene encoding MRN complex-interacting protein, translating into MAPAQQSRVLRCCSCHIFQAHQVKKSLKWTCKACGEKQSFVRAYGEGSGADCRRHVQKLNLLQGQASELSLRSVEEAVNASEEENAGPQQAKDGSQQALSEPLESRWLKYLDQDCEGQELDRGRPALKTQLSASAEWPDLPCSPARPRKRKWDQSTGQPAHSPRVQGVDSGEDNFQHQDSTGLSGTEQQGISPALSTTNHIRELGFPRWKLPSPVTQVNAPSSKWARFLLSPENSPQVDGKPSSPLQEGTRRSGLAQIEQGTLETKTPGEGHFIRAPATIRPPLTTHTTTPQPDKPDRKTPEQPWAMGTPQADGGLLAQGTQKAPSMQLHNLFTTGEDFEDDL